Part of the Geobacter pickeringii genome, CGAGGCGAAGACCTGCTGCCCCTTCTCGGTCACGTCCATCATGACCCGCGACGCGCTCCCCAGGACGTCGATGGGGGGATAGACGGCCCGGGCAGCCAGTTCGCGGTTGAGGAGGATGTGGCCGTCAAGGATGCTCCGCATGGCGTCGGAGATCGGCTCGTTGAAGTCGTCCCCCTCCACGAGCACCGTATAGAGGCCGGTGATGCTCCCGTCAAGGAAGTTGCCGGTCCGCTCCAGCAGCTTCGGCAGCGCCGCGAAGACCGACGGGGTGTACCCCTTGGTCGTGGGGGGTTCGCCGATGGCAAGCCCCACCTCCCGCATCGCCATGGCGAAACGGGTGGCGGAGTCCATCATCAGGAGCACCTTCTTCCCCTGGGCCTGGAAATACTCGGCGATGGTGGTGGCGATGTAGGCGCCGCGCATCCGGACCAGCGGCGGCTGGTCGGAGGTGGCGACCACCACCACCGATTTCTTGAGTCCCTCATCCTGGAGGTCCTTCTCGATGAACTCCCGCAGCTCCCGTCCCCGCTCGCCGATGAGGGCGATGACGTTGACGTCCGCCTCGGTGTAGCGGGCGATCATCCCGAGCAGTGTCGATTTTCCGACACCGGAGCCCGCCATGATTCCGACACGCTGTCCCTCGCCGCAGGTAAGAAGGCCGTTGATGGCCCGGATGCCGAGGTCGAGGGGGTTGCGGATGGGGCGGCGCTTCATGGGGTTCACAGGGTTGGCGTAGATCGGGTACTCTTCCCGGACCGCCAGGGGCCCTTTGTCGTCGATCGGCTCGCCGAGCCCGTCGATGACCCGTCCCAGGAGTCCCGGGCCGACGCCGAGGGATGCCTTCTTGCGCTTGACGGAGATGAGGCTCCCGAGCCCCACCCCCCGCAGTTCGCCCAGAGGCATGAGAAGGGTCTTGTTGTCGCGGAAGCCGACCACTTCGGCAGGGATCGGCTCCCCTTCGTGGGGATGGACGTGACAGAGGGTGCCGACGGCCGCGTCGGGGCAGTACCCCTCGATGACGAGCCCCACCACCTGGGTCACCTTGCCGTGGAACCGGATCGGCCGGACCCCTTCCACGGCGGAAAGATAGCGGGAGAAATCGACCCTATGCAGAGACATGGGACTTCTCCTCGTCCACCTTCACCCACTCTCCCGGCCCCTTGAACGGCGGGATGGCGTCATCGGGGATCGGCGGGACCTCCCCGAGCGGCTCCGGTTCCACCGGGGCCGGAGGCTGCGTCTCCACCGGCGCGCTCCGCTCCTCCAGGAGGGTGCGGTAGATCTCGTCGATCTGGGCCTCGATCCGGGCATCGACGGTGCCGGTGACGGTCTCCACGAGACACCCCCCGGCGCCGACGCTCTCATCGGAGGCGAGGGTGACGGGGGTCTCCTCGCCGAGCCCCGCCAAGTACTCCTGTCGGTTGGCGGAGACCAGCGCAAAGTCGGCGGGGTTGAGCCGGACCACCACCCGGTCGCGCTCGGCGCACCCCCCCACCGCCGCGGCGATGATGGCGGCGAGCACCGTCGGATCCTGGGCGATCTCCTGCTGGACGATCTTCCGGGCGATCATGACGGCGAGCTTGAGCAGATCCTCCTCGCTCTCCTTGAAGACCCGCTGCCGC contains:
- the fliI gene encoding flagellar protein export ATPase FliI encodes the protein MSLHRVDFSRYLSAVEGVRPIRFHGKVTQVVGLVIEGYCPDAAVGTLCHVHPHEGEPIPAEVVGFRDNKTLLMPLGELRGVGLGSLISVKRKKASLGVGPGLLGRVIDGLGEPIDDKGPLAVREEYPIYANPVNPMKRRPIRNPLDLGIRAINGLLTCGEGQRVGIMAGSGVGKSTLLGMIARYTEADVNVIALIGERGRELREFIEKDLQDEGLKKSVVVVATSDQPPLVRMRGAYIATTIAEYFQAQGKKVLLMMDSATRFAMAMREVGLAIGEPPTTKGYTPSVFAALPKLLERTGNFLDGSITGLYTVLVEGDDFNEPISDAMRSILDGHILLNRELAARAVYPPIDVLGSASRVMMDVTEKGQQVFASRFKELLAAYKQAEDLINIGAYKPGSNPTIDYAMAKMEQMIGFLKQGVHDGVSLEQAVEALGDLFDEGMAL
- a CDS encoding FliH/SctL family protein, with protein sequence MSSSKGNRIIKADHRHAVAVQGYSFAAIAALPHPPPEEQEFDPSPDGFVPHSLVAALPPPAASATAAESEEPAAPLPDLEGMIVLTEEELQAKVDEVYRNGMEEGRRQAERGLANVFKSLREGVSALTGLRQRVFKESEEDLLKLAVMIARKIVQQEIAQDPTVLAAIIAAAVGGCAERDRVVVRLNPADFALVSANRQEYLAGLGEETPVTLASDESVGAGGCLVETVTGTVDARIEAQIDEIYRTLLEERSAPVETQPPAPVEPEPLGEVPPIPDDAIPPFKGPGEWVKVDEEKSHVSA